ATAGTTAACCTCTTTTATTTGCTTTTTAATTTTTACAAAAACAAATACTAACAACAGCACTGTTACGACCATTGCATATTGCATGGATTTTCTCCTTTAAATATATTTATCTATCAAAGTTTTAATTTAGACAAAGCATCTGCCAGAGCGGTATTCAATACTTCGTCTTGTTTTTTGTTTTGCTTTGACATATATTTTGCTGCATCTTTTTTAGAAATTGATGTTTTCTCTTTTTCTTTTCTTTTATTAAATGCAGTCAACTTTTCTCTGTAACCGCACTTGCACACAAAAATCTTACCTTCTCCTTCTCCCTTAAGCTCAAGTTTTTTGTGGCAGTTTGGGCATCTTGCGTTTGTTATTTGAGAGATTCCTTTTCTATATCCACACTCTCTGTTTTGGCACACGAGCATCGTTCCTTTTTTCCCGTTCACCTCAAGCAGATAACTTCCGCACTCGGGACACTTTTCTCTTGTTTCATTATCGTGTACAAATGTTTTGCTGCTTGTTTTAATATCTTTGATTATCTTATTTGTATAATCGATCATTTCTCTGATAAAATCATTTTTGTCAGTGTGACCTTTAGAAATATCCGTCAATTTTTGCTCCCATTCAGCTGTAAGAACCGGAGATTTCAGCTCCTGCGGAGCAAGGTCAAGGAGCTGCCTCCCCTTAGAAGTTGTATGGATATATTTATCCTTCTTTTCTATTACAAAACTGTTGAACAGCTTATCAATTATGTCTGCTCTTGTTGCAACTGTTCCGAGACCTCCTGTCATTCCAATGGTTTTTTTCAGATCCCTGTCAGCATTTTTCATGAATTTTATTGGATTTTCCATAGCAGACAACAGAGTTGCTTCTGTAAACATTGCAGGAGGCTTAGTTTCACCAGTTGTTTTCTTCAGAGATGCAGCTCTTATCTGCACTCCATTTTTAAGGCTGTTTAATTTTTCAAGAGTGTAATCCTCAAGAATTTCATCATCTTCATAATTACCATAGACTTCCTTCCACCCTGCTGACAATGTTATTCTGCCTTCGGAGGTAAAAACCTCATTTTCAATTTTCCCTTTTATTGAGATTTTTTCATATTCAAATGGTTTCGAAAGCACAGCAAAAAATCTTTTAACGACCAGATCATATATCTTTCTTTCTCTATCTGAAAAATTCGCCAAAAATACAGGCTGCTCAGTAGGTATAATTGCATGGTGATCAGAAACTTTTCCGTTATTTACAAAATTTTTATTCCCTTTAATTGCGTTAGAAGCTATTTTAAA
Above is a window of Sedimentibacter sp. MB35-C1 DNA encoding:
- a CDS encoding DNA topoisomerase III, whose amino-acid sequence is MILVLAEKPSVGKDIGKVLKCNKSSNGYVEGKEYIVTWALGHLVTLADPESYDSKYARWELEHLPIIPRRMRTEVIKKTRKQFGVVKSLMLRKDITQIVIATDAGREGELVARWIIEKAEVRKPIKRLWISSVTDKAIKDGFSGLRDAAQYDNLYKSAEARAEADWIVGINATRALTSKYNAQLSCGRVQTPTIAMIAAMEDEIREFKPSKFYGIELSAGGFKFKWHDKNNDTKTFNAEKCDKIISKISNKKIEITDISRKKSFKQAPLLYDLTELQRDANNMYNFSAKETLNTMQLLYERHKVLTYPRTDSRYLTEDVVETLKDRVRACSVGPYSKIGFKIASNAIKGNKNFVNNGKVSDHHAIIPTEQPVFLANFSDRERKIYDLVVKRFFAVLSKPFEYEKISIKGKIENEVFTSEGRITLSAGWKEVYGNYEDDEILEDYTLEKLNSLKNGVQIRAASLKKTTGETKPPAMFTEATLLSAMENPIKFMKNADRDLKKTIGMTGGLGTVATRADIIDKLFNSFVIEKKDKYIHTTSKGRQLLDLAPQELKSPVLTAEWEQKLTDISKGHTDKNDFIREMIDYTNKIIKDIKTSSKTFVHDNETREKCPECGSYLLEVNGKKGTMLVCQNRECGYRKGISQITNARCPNCHKKLELKGEGEGKIFVCKCGYREKLTAFNKRKEKEKTSISKKDAAKYMSKQNKKQDEVLNTALADALSKLKL